One genomic region from Rosa rugosa chromosome 1, drRosRugo1.1, whole genome shotgun sequence encodes:
- the LOC133724561 gene encoding laccase-15-like: MKVSRISLHLQLLGLLLALNGFLLHCQAWPARYTFVVENTPYKRLCSTKNILTVNGQFPGPTLYAHKGDTIIVDVFNKGNRNITLHWHGVAQPRYPWSDGPEYITQCPIQPGAKFTQKIIFSEEEGTLWWHAHSEWDRATVHGPIIIYPNKNNKYPFAKPHAEIPIILGEWWKVDIGKLYTQTIQSGGDPNTSDAYLINGQPGDLYPCSKSETFKLMVDYGKTYLLRLINSGVQEILFFAIANHKVTVVGTDASYTKPFTTDYVTISPGQTIDLLLHANQRPNHYYMAATAYVGGAVPYDNTTTTALLQYTNRGYTPSSTPLFPNLPAHNDTSASVHFSGSLRSLADKNHPIDVPLKITTPLFYTISVNTFQCPNNSCAGPNGTRLAASINNISFESPSIDILQAYYYHVNGVFGTRFPSSPPLLFNFTAQYLPQYLQTPKQRTEVKVLEYNATVELVFQGTNLVAGDDHPMHLHGYSFYVVGLGLGNFDKDKDPLKYNLVDPPLQNTIAVPVNGWATIRFKADNPGVWFMHCHLDRHMSWGMDTTFIVKNGKGPEAQILPPPPDMPPC, translated from the exons ATGAAGGTTTCCAGAATTAGCCTGCATCTGCAACTTTTGGGGTTGTTATTGGCTTTGAATGGCTTCCTCCTCCATTGCCAAGCTTGGCCAGCTCGTTACACTTTTGTG GTGGAAAACACTCCATACAAGAGACTCTGCAGCACAAAGAATATCTTGACTGTAAATGGCCAGTTTCCGGGACCGACTTTGTATGCTCACAAAGGAGACACTATCATCGTCGATGTCTTTAACAAAGGCAATCGTAACATTACTCTCCACTG GCATGGTGTTGCGCAACCAAGATATCCATGGTCGGACGGACCAGAGTATATCACACAGTGCCCAATTCAACCAGGGGCCAAATTCACCCAAAAGATCATTTTCTCGGAGGAGGAAGGCACCCTTTGGTGGCATGCTCACAGTGAGTGGGATCGTGCCACAGTCCATGGTCCCATCATCATATACCCCAACAAGAACAACAAATACCCTTTTGCCAAGCCTCATGCAGAAATTCCAATCATATTAG GAGAGTGGTGGAAGGTAGATATAGGGAAGCTTTATACACAAACTATTCAATCCGGAGGGGACCCTAATACTTCCGACGCTTACCTCATCAATGGTCAACCTGGCGATCTGTATCCATGCTCTAAATCAG AGACGTTCAAGTTGATGGTTGATTATGGCAAAACCTACCTACTGAGACTAATCAACTCCGGTGTGCAAGAGATTCTGTTTTTCGCCATCGCCAATCACAAAGTTACAGTTGTAGGGACAGATGCTAGCTACACCAAGCCTTTCACAACCGATTATGTCACCATCTCACCTGGTCAAACCATTGACCTTTTGCTCCATGCTAATCAGAGGCCTAACCACTATTACATGGCCGCTACAGCCTACGTTGGTGGCGCTGTTCCTTATGATAACACCACCACCACAGCCCTACTACAATACACGAATCGGGGTTACACCCCTTCTTCAACCCCTTTGTTTCCTAATCTTCCTGCTCACAATGACACTAGTGCATCAGTTCATTTTAGTGGTAGTCTCAGGAGCTTGGCTGATAAAAACCACCCCATTGACGTTCCACTAAAAATTACAACTCCCTTGTTTTATACCATCTCCGTCAACACGTTCCAGTGCCCCAATAATTCATGCGCCGGGCCTAATGGGACGCGTCTGGCTGCTAGTATAAACAACATTAGCTTTGAGAGCCCTAGCATTGACATACTACAAGCTTACTATTACCATGTCAACGGGGTATTTGGAACTCGGTTTCCAAGTTCCCCGCCTTTGCTTTTTAACTTTACAGCGCAGTACTTGCCGCAGTACCTTCAGACCCCGAAACAAAGGACAGAGGTGAAGGTACTGGAGTACAACGCGACAGTGGAGCTTGTGTTTCAGGGGACTAATTTGGTGGCAGGGGATGACCATCCAATGCATCTTCATGGTTACAGTTTCTATGTGGTTGGATTGGGGCTTGGGAACTTTGACAAGGATAAGGACCCTTTGAAATATAATCTTGTTGATCCTCCTCTTCAAAACACCATTGCTGTCCCTGTAAATGGGTGGGCTACCATCAGATTCAAGGCTGATAATCCTGGAGTTTGGTTTATGCATTGCCATCTGGATAGGCATATGTCATGGGGGATGGATACGACATTCATAGTGAAAAATGGAAAGGGACCTGAAGCTCAAATCTTACCTCCACCACCAGATATGCCACCTTGCTGA
- the LOC133726314 gene encoding threonine synthase 1, chloroplastic-like, whose amino-acid sequence MAALKNYDGKYWRDLFDSRVGKTTWPYGSGVWSKKEWVLPEIDSDDIISAFEGNSNLFWAERYGKKVLGMNELWVKHCGISHTGSFKDLGMTVLVSQVNRLLKMNRPVVGVGCASTGDTSATLSSYCASAGIPSIVFLPANKISMAQPIANGAFVLSIDTDFDGCMSWVCRGSLIGGN is encoded by the coding sequence ATGGCCGCCCTCAAGAACTACGACGGCAAGTACTGGCGCGACCTCTTCGACTCCCGCGTCGGCAAAACCACCTGGCCCTACGGCTCCGGCGTCTGGTCCAAAAAGGAATGGGTCCTCCCTGAGATCGACAGCGACGACATCATCTCCGCCTTCGAAGGCAACTCCAACCTCTTCTGGGCCGAGCGCTACGGAAAAAAAGTCCTCGGCATGAACGAGCTCTGGGTCAAGCACTGCGGCATCAGCCACACCGGCTCCTTCAAGGACCTAGGCATGACCGTCCTCGTCAGCCAGGTCAATCGCCTCCTCAAAATGAACCGCCCCGTCGTCGGCGTCGGATGCGCCTCCACCGGCGACACCTCCGCCACCTTGTCCTCCTACTGCGCCTCCGCCGGGATCCCCTCCATTGTGTTTCTGCCGGCGAATAAGATCTCGATGGCCCAGCCCATCGCAAACGGGGCTTTTGTGCTGAGCATTGACACCGATTTCGATGGCTGTATGAGCTGGGTTTGTAGAGGAAGTCTGATTGGAGGGAACTAG